The following proteins come from a genomic window of Malus domestica chromosome 02, GDT2T_hap1:
- the LOC139191083 gene encoding F-box protein SKIP22-like: MKILEPLVGVNIAKVGCVCNELQNLGNNDELWKQKYADEFGNGNGGEGTGGEGTVTNWKFRFVGNWETRKQQMKAVVTWRSFERPYFNRIRRNPNPFVPPRIGGIIGRDYDRFPLFGAIDPAGQAHPLLQQPRISGMRCNFSPNCDLGGFNI, encoded by the coding sequence ATGAAGATTCTAGAGCCACTGGTTGGTGTTAACATTGCCAAGGTGGGTTGTGTTTGTAATGAGCTGCAAAATCTTGGTAATAATGATGAGTTGTGGAAGCAGAAGTACGCTGATGAGTTCGGTAATGGTAATGGAGGAGAAGGAACCGGAGGTGAAGGAACAGTGACTAATTGGAAGTTTAGATTTGTTGGAAATTGGGAGACTAGGAAGCAACAAATGAAAGCAGTAGTGACGTGGAGATCATTTGAGAGGCCTTATTTCAACCGTATCAGGAGGAACCCTAACCCGTTTGTACCTCCAAGGATTGGTGGAATAATTGGTAGAGATTATGACCGTTTTCCACTCTTTGGTGCAATTGATCCTGCTGGACAAGCACACCCTCTTCTACAACAACCTCGAATATCTGGTATGCGGTGTAATTTTTCACCCAATTGCGATCTGGGAGGGTTCAATATCTGA
- the LOC103401182 gene encoding cold-shock protein CS120-like → MAHYQNQHGATPQETDQFGNPIQHGTTGATGFGTATTGYGTTNDTYTGGQQQQKRGMMDKIKDKIPGTGGARRADDHYSSHAHTGIGTTGTGYGTTAAPSTGGEYRERGLMDKIKDKIPGTGGRTDHPTPYGGTTYTGEHQHEGIADKIKDKIPGTGHRDDAYSSHTTSTTAPYGGTTGQHHSTTGQHHSTTAPYGGTTGQHHSTTGQHHSTTAPYGGTTGQHHSTTTPYGGTTGQHHEKKGIMDKIKEKLPGGHH, encoded by the coding sequence ATGGCGCACTATCAGAACCAACACGGTGCAACACCCCAAGAAACAGATCAGTTTGGAAACCCAATTCAACATGGCACTACCGGAGCCACTGGCTTCGGTACCGCCACAACCGGGTACGGGACTACTAACGATACGTACACAGGAGGCCAGCAGCAACAGAAAAGAGGGATGATGGACAAGATCAAAGACAAGATTCCAGGGACTGGTGGGGCACGTAGGGCTGACGACCACTACTCATCGCATGCCCATACCGGTATTGGCACGACTGGAACTGGGTACGGGACTACTGCCGCCCCCTCCACCGGAGGGGAGTACCGTGAAAGGGGGTTGATGGACAAGATCAAGGACAAGATTCCAGGGACTGGGGGCCGTACGGACCATCCTACACCTTACGGTGGGACAACCTACACCGGAGAGCACCAGCATGAGGGGATTGCGGACAAGATCAAGGACAAGATTCCGGGGACTGGGCATAGGGATGATGCCTACTCATCACATACGACCTCCACCACCGCACCATACGGTGGAACCACCGGACAGCACCACTCCACCACCGGACAGCACCACTCCACCACAGCACCATACGGTGGAACCACCGGACAGCACCACTCCACCACCGGACAGCACCACTCCACCACAGCACCATACGGTGGAACCACCGGACAGCACCACTCCACCACCACACCATACGGTGGAACCACCGGACAGCACCATGAAAAGAAGGGCATCATGgacaaaatcaaagaaaaacttCCCGGTGGACACCACTAA